Proteins encoded in a region of the Vibrio ponticus genome:
- a CDS encoding c-type cytochrome gives MKKLVLIVSLLASCSVWAQGSIEAGKAKSQTCVACHGADGNSLLGMYPSLAGQHAKYIEKQLKDLKLGMTSGGKQGRYDPVMSGMAMPLNEQDMADLAAYYASLPLAHNTTPENVVEQGKNLYAAGDAERGIAACIACHGPRGNGTELSGFPKISGQHADYIKLQLEKFRDGNRNNDMNAMMRDVAKKLTDEDIDVLSKYVGGLH, from the coding sequence ATGAAGAAATTAGTGCTAATTGTGAGTCTTTTGGCCAGCTGCTCCGTATGGGCCCAAGGCAGCATAGAAGCTGGTAAAGCAAAATCTCAAACTTGTGTTGCGTGTCATGGAGCGGATGGCAACAGTTTACTTGGAATGTACCCTTCACTGGCCGGTCAGCATGCGAAGTATATTGAGAAGCAGCTGAAAGACCTAAAACTCGGAATGACGAGTGGTGGTAAACAAGGTCGTTATGACCCTGTGATGAGTGGTATGGCAATGCCACTGAATGAGCAAGATATGGCAGATCTCGCTGCTTACTATGCTTCATTACCACTCGCTCACAACACCACACCAGAAAACGTGGTCGAGCAGGGCAAGAACCTTTACGCAGCAGGTGATGCTGAGCGCGGCATCGCGGCTTGTATTGCTTGTCATGGTCCTCGTGGTAATGGTACAGAACTATCTGGATTCCCTAAAATTTCAGGTCAGCATGCAGATTACATCAAGCTGCAGCTAGAGAAATTCAGAGACGGTAACCGCAATAATGATATGAACGCGATGATGCGTGATGTTGCGAAGAAACTAACCGATGAGGATATCGACGTACTGTCTAAGTATGTGGGTGGTCTTCACTAA
- the yihA gene encoding ribosome biogenesis GTP-binding protein YihA/YsxC, whose amino-acid sequence MSVKINYQNTHFITSAPDIRHLPEDEGIEIAFAGRSNAGKSSSLNRLTNQKSLAKTSKTPGRTQLINLFKVTDGCHIVDLPGYGFAQVPLEMKKKWQKSLGEYLQKRQCLKGLVVLMDIRHPMKDLDQQLIFWAVDSGIPVQVLLTKADKLKSGARKAAVLKIREDAKGFGGTVKVDAFSSLKGLGVDVLRNKLDEWFAPAFADLVDEDLDADHASDHDGE is encoded by the coding sequence GTGAGCGTAAAAATTAATTACCAAAACACCCATTTCATCACAAGTGCGCCTGATATTCGCCACTTGCCAGAGGATGAGGGCATTGAAATTGCGTTCGCTGGACGCTCTAATGCCGGGAAATCGAGCTCTCTTAACCGTTTGACCAACCAAAAGAGTCTCGCTAAAACCAGTAAAACCCCGGGTCGTACCCAGCTGATCAACCTATTTAAGGTCACTGATGGCTGCCATATCGTCGACCTACCAGGGTATGGTTTTGCTCAAGTACCACTAGAAATGAAGAAGAAGTGGCAAAAGTCTCTGGGTGAATATCTACAAAAGCGCCAATGTCTAAAAGGCTTGGTGGTACTGATGGACATTCGTCATCCGATGAAAGACCTCGACCAACAACTGATCTTCTGGGCGGTGGATAGCGGTATTCCAGTACAAGTTCTGCTCACTAAAGCAGACAAACTGAAAAGTGGCGCGCGCAAAGCGGCTGTGCTTAAGATCCGTGAAGATGCCAAAGGTTTCGGTGGCACAGTGAAAGTCGATGCGTTCTCTTCACTAAAAGGTCTAGGCGTGGATGTTCTGCGTAACAAGCTAGACGAGTGGTTTGCACCTGCATTTGCCGATCTGGTTGATGAAGATTTGGATGCGGACCACGCATCAGATCACGACGGCGAATAA
- the polA gene encoding DNA polymerase I: MARIPDNPLILIDGSSYLYRAFHAYPGTMSNGEIPTNAVYGVVNMLRSMMRQFASDRIAVVFDAKGKTFRDDMYPEYKANRPPMPDDLRCQIEPLHNVIRAMGLPLISISGVEADDVIGTLASQASQQGIPVLISTGDKDMAQLVDENVTLINTMTNVVLDREGVIEKFGIPPELIIDYLALMGDKVDNIPGVPGVGDKTATALLQGIGGLDKLFENLDDIAPLGFRGSKTMAKKLVDNKDNALLSYELATIKLDVEMEFKPQELVKAEPNKDELIKLFGQLVFKSWLNELLEGGSGVVEADEKSGAVAATTASASQAEINTAAVTIDRSQYQTIVDKETFAEWLEKLKAADVFAFDTETDSLDYMVANLVGLSFAVEEGVAAYVPVAHDYLDAPEQLDRDWVLAQLKPILEDENQAKVGQNLKYDASVLARYDIKMRGIKYDTMLASYVYNSVGGKHDMDSLALRFLQHSCISFEQIAGKGKNQLTFNQIDLEQAAPYAAEDADVTLRLHNRLNEHLLQDEKLNAIYQQIEVPLVPVLSRIERTGVLIDDMMLAAQSQEIAVRLDELEQKAYELAEQEFNMNSPKQLQAILFEKMGLPVVKKTPSGTPSTNEEVLQELALDYPLPKLILEYRGLAKLKSTYTDKLPKMINPETGRVHTSYHQAVTATGRLSSTDPNLQNIPIRNEEGRRIRQAFVAPHGYKIMAVDYSQIELRIMAHLSGDQALLDAFREGKDIHAATAAEIMGTTIENVTSEQRRRAKAVNFGLIYGMSAFGLAKQLGIPRGEAQEYMNKYFERYPGVMQYMEDTRSAAAEKGYVETIYGRRLHLPEIQSRNGMRRKAAERAAINAPMQGTAADIIKKAMLLVDEWIEKEGDGRVKLLMQVHDELVFEVQESALAEIETKVQKLMESAAQLEVPLIAEAGHGDNWEQAH; this comes from the coding sequence ATGGCTCGCATTCCAGATAATCCACTGATTCTGATCGACGGTTCTTCTTACCTCTATCGTGCATTCCATGCCTATCCAGGCACTATGAGTAATGGTGAAATTCCGACTAACGCTGTTTACGGTGTGGTGAATATGTTGCGCAGTATGATGCGCCAATTTGCGTCAGATCGTATCGCGGTGGTGTTTGATGCCAAAGGTAAGACTTTTCGTGATGATATGTATCCGGAATACAAAGCGAATCGTCCGCCAATGCCGGATGATCTGCGTTGCCAAATCGAGCCATTACACAATGTGATCCGTGCAATGGGTCTGCCATTGATCTCGATCTCGGGCGTTGAGGCGGATGACGTGATCGGCACGTTAGCTTCTCAAGCCTCTCAGCAAGGCATTCCAGTATTGATCAGTACTGGGGATAAAGATATGGCTCAGCTGGTGGATGAGAATGTTACCTTGATCAACACCATGACCAATGTGGTATTGGATCGTGAAGGCGTGATTGAAAAATTTGGTATCCCGCCAGAGCTTATCATCGATTACCTTGCGTTGATGGGTGACAAAGTCGATAACATTCCTGGTGTACCAGGTGTGGGTGATAAAACTGCAACAGCATTGCTACAAGGCATCGGTGGTTTAGATAAGTTATTTGAAAACCTTGATGATATTGCGCCACTGGGTTTCCGTGGCTCGAAAACCATGGCGAAAAAGTTAGTCGACAATAAAGACAATGCGCTGCTTTCTTACGAGCTTGCGACCATCAAACTTGATGTCGAGATGGAGTTTAAACCGCAAGAGCTAGTAAAAGCAGAACCAAATAAAGATGAGCTGATTAAGCTATTTGGTCAGCTGGTGTTTAAGTCTTGGCTCAATGAGCTACTCGAAGGCGGCAGCGGTGTGGTTGAGGCAGATGAGAAGTCAGGCGCAGTGGCAGCCACGACTGCGTCTGCGAGCCAAGCTGAGATCAATACAGCAGCGGTAACCATTGATCGCAGCCAATACCAAACCATTGTGGACAAAGAGACCTTTGCTGAGTGGTTAGAGAAGTTGAAAGCGGCAGACGTGTTTGCCTTTGATACCGAAACCGACAGCTTAGATTACATGGTGGCGAACCTAGTTGGTTTGTCATTTGCGGTGGAAGAGGGCGTTGCTGCCTATGTGCCGGTTGCGCACGATTATTTGGATGCACCTGAGCAGCTTGATCGCGATTGGGTGTTAGCGCAGTTAAAACCAATTCTTGAAGACGAGAATCAAGCCAAAGTCGGTCAAAACCTTAAGTACGATGCGAGTGTGCTGGCACGTTATGACATTAAGATGCGCGGCATCAAATACGACACCATGCTGGCGTCTTACGTTTACAACAGTGTAGGCGGCAAGCATGATATGGATAGCCTAGCACTGCGTTTCCTTCAGCATAGCTGCATCTCTTTTGAGCAAATTGCTGGCAAAGGCAAAAATCAGCTGACGTTTAATCAAATTGATCTCGAGCAGGCTGCACCATACGCTGCCGAAGATGCTGATGTGACTTTGCGTCTGCATAATCGTCTTAATGAACATTTGCTCCAAGACGAAAAGTTAAATGCCATTTATCAGCAGATTGAAGTGCCACTTGTGCCAGTACTTTCACGTATTGAACGCACCGGCGTACTGATTGACGACATGATGCTGGCGGCACAATCTCAAGAGATTGCGGTACGTTTAGATGAGCTAGAACAAAAAGCGTATGAGTTAGCTGAGCAGGAGTTCAATATGAACTCACCGAAGCAACTACAAGCGATTTTGTTTGAAAAAATGGGTCTGCCAGTGGTGAAGAAGACACCATCAGGCACACCGTCGACCAATGAAGAAGTACTGCAAGAGCTGGCTTTGGACTATCCATTACCAAAATTGATTTTGGAATACCGCGGGTTAGCTAAACTGAAATCAACTTATACCGATAAGCTACCGAAGATGATTAACCCAGAAACGGGTCGCGTGCATACTTCTTATCATCAAGCGGTGACGGCGACAGGACGCCTATCATCGACCGATCCAAACTTACAGAACATTCCAATTCGTAATGAAGAAGGTCGTCGCATTCGCCAAGCTTTTGTTGCACCGCACGGCTACAAAATTATGGCAGTCGACTACTCACAAATCGAATTGCGTATTATGGCGCACCTATCGGGTGACCAAGCGTTATTAGACGCCTTCCGTGAGGGTAAAGATATTCACGCAGCAACGGCGGCGGAAATCATGGGAACCACGATTGAGAATGTCACCTCAGAGCAGCGTCGTCGTGCTAAAGCGGTGAACTTTGGTCTCATTTACGGTATGAGTGCTTTTGGTCTGGCGAAGCAACTCGGTATTCCTCGTGGTGAAGCGCAAGAGTACATGAACAAGTACTTTGAACGTTACCCTGGCGTGATGCAGTACATGGAAGACACGCGCAGTGCGGCAGCAGAAAAAGGGTATGTTGAGACGATTTACGGTCGTCGTCTACACCTGCCGGAAATTCAATCACGCAACGGTATGCGTCGTAAAGCAGCAGAGCGAGCGGCAATCAACGCTCCGATGCAAGGTACTGCGGCTGACATTATTAAAAAAGCGATGCTGTTGGTTGATGAGTGGATCGAAAAAGAAGGCGACGGTCGAGTGAAATTGCTGATGCAAGTACACGATGAACTGGTGTTTGAAGTTCAAGAGTCTGCTTTAGCCGAAATTGAAACAAAAGTACAAAAATTGATGGAATCTGCTGCTCAGTTAGAAGTACCTCTTATTGCTGAAGCTGGTCATGGTGACAACTGGGAACAGGCTCACTAG
- the hemB gene encoding porphobilinogen synthase: MSVSIQGQFPARRMRRMRKHDFSRRLMAENQLSVNDLIYPMFVLMGKDRREQVESMPGIERLSIDLLLEEAQYLAQLGVPAIALFPVVNQDAKSLCAAEAYNPEGLVQRTVRALKEHVPEIGVITDIALDPFTTHGQDGIIDEEGYVLNDETTAVLIKQALSHAEAGADVVAPSDMMDGRIGAIREALEEAGHINTQIMAYSAKYASSYYGPFRDAVGSASNLKGGNKKNYQMDPANSDEALHEVAMDINEGADMVMVKPGMPYLDLVRRVKSELQVPTFAYQVSGEYAMHKAAIQNGWLKERETVLESLLCFKRAGADGILTYFAKDVAEWLAEENSQAAQYLRNGE, from the coding sequence GTGTCAGTTTCCATCCAAGGTCAATTTCCAGCGCGCCGTATGCGCCGTATGCGTAAACATGATTTCAGCCGTCGTCTTATGGCAGAGAACCAACTGTCTGTGAATGATCTGATCTACCCAATGTTTGTCTTGATGGGTAAAGATCGTCGTGAACAAGTTGAATCAATGCCAGGTATTGAGCGTTTGTCGATTGATCTACTGCTTGAAGAGGCGCAATACCTAGCGCAACTAGGTGTGCCAGCGATCGCTCTATTCCCAGTCGTTAACCAAGACGCGAAAAGCCTTTGTGCGGCAGAAGCATACAACCCTGAGGGTTTGGTTCAGCGTACTGTTCGTGCTCTTAAAGAACATGTGCCAGAAATCGGTGTGATCACGGATATTGCGTTGGATCCGTTCACCACTCACGGTCAAGATGGGATCATCGACGAAGAAGGCTACGTGCTGAATGATGAAACCACAGCAGTATTGATCAAGCAGGCGCTTTCACACGCTGAAGCGGGTGCGGATGTGGTGGCACCTTCCGATATGATGGATGGTCGAATTGGTGCGATTCGCGAAGCATTAGAAGAAGCCGGTCATATCAATACGCAAATTATGGCTTACTCAGCTAAGTACGCATCAAGTTACTACGGTCCATTCCGTGATGCGGTCGGTTCAGCCTCTAACCTTAAAGGTGGCAACAAGAAGAACTACCAAATGGATCCTGCCAACAGTGATGAAGCCTTGCATGAAGTGGCAATGGACATCAATGAAGGTGCAGATATGGTGATGGTGAAACCAGGTATGCCATATCTTGATCTTGTTCGCCGTGTGAAATCTGAGCTTCAAGTTCCGACATTTGCTTACCAAGTCTCTGGCGAGTATGCGATGCACAAAGCTGCGATTCAAAATGGTTGGCTGAAAGAGCGCGAAACCGTATTGGAATCATTGCTATGCTTCAAGCGTGCCGGCGCGGATGGTATTTTGACTTACTTTGCTAAAGACGTTGCTGAGTGGCTTGCTGAAGAGAACAGCCAAGCAGCTCAATATCTACGTAATGGCGAATAA
- a CDS encoding TatD family hydrolase — protein MIDTHAHIYASEFDNDRDQVVERALAQGISNILLPNIDLDSIEPMLATEAAYPQICRSMMGLHPCYVDGNVEQTLATIHSWFSKHSFIAVGEIGIDLYWDKTYKAEQEHAFVTQLNWAKEMQLPVVIHTRDSIEETLALLEKEQDGSLSGVFHCFGGSVEEAKAINDLGFHLGLGGVSTFKNGGMDKVIPHLDMNYVILETDCPYLAPVPHRGKRNEPAYVSLVAEKVAELREQKLDEIVAITNKNTHSLFNI, from the coding sequence ATGATCGATACCCATGCGCATATTTACGCGAGCGAGTTTGATAACGATCGCGACCAAGTGGTTGAGCGCGCGCTAGCTCAAGGCATCAGTAATATTTTACTGCCAAATATTGACCTTGACTCTATCGAGCCAATGTTGGCGACGGAAGCCGCCTATCCGCAAATTTGCCGCTCAATGATGGGCTTACATCCATGCTATGTCGATGGCAATGTCGAGCAAACTCTTGCCACCATCCATAGTTGGTTTAGCAAACACTCTTTTATTGCCGTAGGTGAAATTGGTATCGACCTATACTGGGATAAAACCTATAAAGCTGAACAAGAGCATGCATTTGTGACCCAACTTAATTGGGCGAAAGAGATGCAACTGCCAGTGGTGATCCACACCCGTGATTCGATTGAAGAAACCTTAGCACTGCTGGAAAAAGAACAAGACGGCTCACTGAGCGGCGTGTTCCACTGCTTTGGTGGCAGTGTAGAAGAAGCCAAAGCGATCAACGATCTTGGTTTTCATTTAGGCTTAGGGGGCGTATCGACGTTTAAAAATGGTGGGATGGATAAAGTGATCCCGCACTTAGATATGAACTACGTGATTTTAGAAACCGACTGCCCTTATCTCGCGCCTGTGCCTCATCGCGGTAAACGCAATGAGCCCGCTTATGTTTCCTTAGTCGCCGAGAAAGTTGCAGAGCTCAGAGAGCAGAAATTAGACGAGATTGTCGCAATAACCAACAAAAATACCCATTCGTTGTTTAATATTTAA
- the tatC gene encoding twin-arginine translocase subunit TatC codes for MSSVEQTQPLISHLLELRNRLLRAILAVLVVFVGLIYFSNDIYEFVSKPLVDKLPEGATMIATDVASPFFTPLKLTLIASVFVAVPVILYQVWAFVAPGLYKHERRLIMPLMFSSSLLFYAGVAFAYFVVFPLVFGFFTAISLGGVEFATDISSYLDFVLALFLAFGIAFEVPVAIILLCWTGATDPDSLREKRPYIIVIAFIVGMLLTPPDMISQTLLAIPMCLLFEVGLFFARFYVRKDEDENESEEESQ; via the coding sequence ATGTCCTCTGTCGAGCAGACACAACCTTTAATCAGCCATCTACTTGAGTTAAGAAACCGCTTGTTGCGTGCAATCTTGGCTGTGCTGGTGGTTTTTGTTGGTTTAATTTACTTCTCAAATGACATCTATGAGTTTGTATCTAAGCCACTGGTTGATAAGTTGCCTGAAGGGGCGACAATGATTGCAACCGATGTTGCATCGCCATTCTTTACCCCACTTAAACTGACCTTAATTGCTTCAGTCTTTGTTGCGGTGCCAGTTATCCTTTATCAGGTATGGGCATTTGTCGCACCAGGATTGTACAAGCATGAGCGTCGTTTAATTATGCCGCTGATGTTCTCAAGCTCACTCTTGTTCTATGCAGGTGTGGCGTTTGCGTACTTTGTGGTGTTTCCGCTGGTGTTTGGCTTCTTTACTGCCATTTCGCTTGGTGGCGTTGAGTTTGCCACCGATATCTCGAGTTATCTCGACTTTGTCTTGGCGCTCTTCTTAGCCTTCGGTATTGCGTTTGAAGTTCCGGTGGCGATTATTTTGCTTTGCTGGACGGGTGCGACGGACCCAGACAGCCTGCGTGAAAAGCGCCCTTATATCATCGTGATTGCGTTTATCGTTGGTATGTTACTGACGCCGCCAGATATGATTTCGCAAACCTTACTCGCTATCCCGATGTGTTTGTTGTTTGAGGTCGGTTTGTTCTTTGCGCGATTCTATGTACGCAAAGATGAAGACGAGAATGAAAGCGAAGAGGAAAGCCAATAG
- the tatB gene encoding Sec-independent protein translocase protein TatB translates to MFDIGFWELVLISVVALVVLGPERLPHAIRSVSRFISSAKSMANNVKDEINHELKIQELQENLRKAEQMGMEDLSPELKSSVDELKKAAQEVQRPYAQKATETSKVEVETKPLSTESTAPADKKAE, encoded by the coding sequence GTGTTTGATATCGGTTTTTGGGAACTGGTATTAATATCTGTCGTCGCGCTCGTCGTTTTAGGTCCTGAACGTTTGCCACACGCAATTCGCAGTGTGTCGCGCTTTATCTCATCTGCGAAAAGCATGGCAAACAACGTGAAAGATGAAATCAATCACGAACTCAAGATCCAAGAACTGCAAGAGAACCTTCGCAAAGCTGAACAGATGGGGATGGAAGATCTATCTCCGGAATTGAAGTCTTCAGTGGATGAACTCAAGAAAGCGGCGCAAGAGGTGCAGCGTCCCTATGCTCAAAAGGCTACAGAGACCAGCAAGGTAGAGGTGGAAACTAAGCCACTTTCTACTGAGAGCACTGCCCCTGCAGATAAGAAAGCCGAGTAG
- the tatA gene encoding Sec-independent protein translocase subunit TatA — protein sequence MGGISIWQLLIIAVIVILLFGTKKLRNIGGDLGSAVKGFKKAMSDEEAQQEKKDADFEPKNLEQQKTEATAETKKDKEQA from the coding sequence ATGGGTGGTATTAGTATTTGGCAACTTCTTATTATTGCTGTGATTGTAATCTTGCTGTTTGGTACAAAGAAACTACGTAACATCGGTGGTGACTTGGGTAGCGCAGTAAAAGGCTTCAAGAAAGCAATGAGTGACGAGGAAGCTCAGCAAGAGAAGAAAGACGCTGACTTCGAACCTAAAAATCTAGAGCAGCAGAAGACTGAAGCGACTGCTGAAACTAAGAAAGACAAAGAGCAGGCATAA
- the ubiB gene encoding ubiquinone biosynthesis regulatory protein kinase UbiB: protein MTPSELRRLYRIIKVQLEYGLDELLPNHQLTKAPLLARKGLFWLKNQHADKELGDRLRLALQELGPVWIKFGQMMSTRRDLFPPHIADPLALLQDQVSPFDGELAKQQMELALGGPLENWFTDFDIKPLASASIAQVHTARLKESGEEVVLKVIRPDIRPVIDADLKLMYRMARIVARALPEARRLKPVEVVREYEKTLLDELDLRREAANAIQLRRNFEGSEELYVPEVFPDFSSESLMVSERIYGIQVSDIAGLEANGTNMKLLAERGVSVFFTQVFRDSFFHADMHPGNVFVKPEHPENPMWIGLDCGIVGTLNSDDKRYLAENFLAFFNRDYRRVAELHVESGWVPRETNIDEFEFAIRIVCEPIFAKPLCEISFGHVLLNLFNTARRFEMEVQPQLVLLQKTLLYVEGLGRQLYPQLDLWATAKPFLETWMMNQVGPQAVINAVKDRAPFWAEKLPELPELLYDSLRQGKALNQRMDQLYQGYRDSKRQQATGKFLFGVGATLVVCSAILVNSTYEQLSTASAIAGVTFWLFSWRAYRR from the coding sequence ATGACGCCGTCTGAACTTCGTCGCCTATACCGCATCATCAAAGTCCAACTCGAATACGGGTTGGATGAATTACTGCCCAATCATCAGCTGACCAAAGCGCCATTATTGGCTCGTAAAGGGTTGTTTTGGCTTAAGAACCAACACGCAGACAAAGAGCTGGGTGACCGCCTACGCCTTGCGTTGCAAGAGTTGGGTCCGGTATGGATTAAGTTTGGTCAGATGATGTCGACTCGACGTGATTTGTTTCCCCCACACATTGCCGATCCACTCGCGCTGTTGCAAGACCAAGTGTCGCCGTTTGATGGTGAACTGGCTAAGCAGCAGATGGAGCTGGCGCTTGGTGGTCCGCTGGAAAACTGGTTTACCGATTTCGATATCAAGCCGCTGGCGTCTGCCTCGATTGCTCAAGTGCATACCGCTCGTCTAAAAGAGAGTGGAGAAGAAGTCGTTTTAAAGGTGATCCGACCGGATATTCGCCCTGTGATTGATGCAGATCTAAAACTGATGTATCGCATGGCGCGTATAGTCGCGAGGGCGCTGCCTGAAGCACGTCGTTTAAAACCCGTTGAGGTGGTTCGCGAGTATGAGAAGACTCTGCTTGATGAACTAGACTTAAGAAGAGAGGCGGCAAACGCGATTCAGTTGCGCCGCAACTTTGAAGGCAGTGAAGAGCTGTACGTACCCGAAGTATTCCCTGATTTTAGCAGCGAATCTTTGATGGTATCGGAACGTATCTACGGTATTCAGGTTTCTGACATCGCTGGCTTAGAAGCCAATGGCACCAATATGAAGTTATTGGCTGAGCGTGGTGTGAGCGTATTCTTTACCCAAGTATTCCGAGACAGCTTTTTCCATGCAGACATGCATCCAGGCAACGTATTCGTTAAACCTGAGCATCCTGAAAATCCGATGTGGATTGGTTTGGATTGTGGCATTGTCGGCACGTTAAATAGTGATGACAAACGCTACTTAGCAGAAAACTTCTTAGCCTTCTTTAATCGCGATTATCGCCGTGTGGCGGAATTGCATGTCGAATCAGGTTGGGTTCCACGTGAAACCAATATCGACGAGTTTGAATTTGCGATTCGCATTGTGTGTGAGCCCATTTTTGCTAAACCACTGTGTGAAATATCATTTGGTCATGTGTTGTTGAATCTATTTAACACCGCGCGCCGATTTGAGATGGAAGTGCAGCCGCAATTGGTCTTGCTACAAAAAACGCTGCTCTATGTGGAAGGCTTAGGTCGTCAACTATACCCACAACTTGATTTGTGGGCGACAGCCAAACCTTTCTTAGAAACGTGGATGATGAATCAAGTGGGTCCACAAGCGGTGATCAATGCGGTGAAAGATCGCGCGCCGTTTTGGGCGGAAAAATTACCAGAGCTGCCAGAGCTGCTTTATGACAGCCTCAGACAAGGCAAAGCGCTGAATCAGCGTATGGATCAGCTTTATCAAGGTTACCGTGACTCGAAGCGTCAGCAGGCAACCGGTAAATTTTTATTTGGTGTTGGTGCCACATTAGTCGTATGCTCGGCAATATTGGTTAACAGCACTTATGAACAACTATCGACAGCCAGTGCTATTGCGGGTGTCACATTTTGGTTGTTCAGTTGGCGAGCTTATCGCCGATAG
- a CDS encoding ubiquinone biosynthesis accessory factor UbiJ, which yields MPFEPLVTAVIETTLNTLIKDDPELGRRLARLKGQVIQVHLKELNKTLTFVFSQQIDVLAHYEGQPDCYLSLNLSVLPELREQANITKLIKQDKLILEGDIQLAQKFSQLMTDCKPDIEEWLSRVTGDVVAHTLVKGATQVGQFVKAQASKHQNHLGQVITEEWKLTPAPLEVAYFCDQVDDVKSQAARLEAKLNQLLERV from the coding sequence ATGCCATTCGAACCATTAGTGACCGCCGTTATTGAAACGACGCTCAACACCCTAATTAAAGATGACCCGGAATTGGGTCGTCGTCTTGCTCGCCTGAAAGGGCAAGTGATTCAAGTTCATCTTAAAGAGCTCAACAAGACGCTGACATTTGTCTTTAGCCAACAAATTGATGTGTTGGCTCACTATGAAGGGCAGCCTGATTGTTACTTATCGCTCAATTTATCGGTATTGCCTGAACTTCGTGAGCAAGCTAATATCACCAAACTGATCAAGCAAGATAAGCTGATTTTAGAAGGTGATATTCAACTGGCGCAGAAGTTCTCGCAGTTGATGACCGATTGCAAACCCGATATCGAAGAGTGGTTATCGCGCGTGACCGGCGATGTGGTCGCGCATACCTTAGTCAAAGGTGCGACTCAAGTTGGTCAGTTTGTTAAAGCGCAAGCGAGTAAGCATCAAAACCACCTTGGTCAGGTGATCACTGAAGAGTGGAAGCTCACGCCAGCACCACTTGAAGTGGCGTATTTCTGTGACCAAGTGGATGATGTCAAAAGCCAAGCAGCACGTTTGGAAGCGAAACTGAATCAACTGTTGGAGCGAGTATGA
- the ubiE gene encoding bifunctional demethylmenaquinone methyltransferase/2-methoxy-6-polyprenyl-1,4-benzoquinol methylase UbiE: protein MTDTSVQSNTALETAETTHFGFTTVAKEEKVAKVAQVFHSVAAKYDIMNDLMSGGVHRLWKRFTIDCSGARPGQRVLDLGGGTGDLTAKFSRIVGDKGHVVLADINNSMLNVGRDKLRDIGVVGNVHYVQANAEELPFPDDYFDVITISFCLRNVTDKDKALRSMFRVLKPGGRLLVLEFSKPIIDPLSKVYDAYSFHLLPKMGELVANDAESYRYLAESIRMHPDQETLKGMMDDAGFEQTSYYNLTGGIVALHRGYKF, encoded by the coding sequence ATGACGGATACAAGCGTGCAGTCAAATACAGCATTAGAAACAGCAGAAACCACCCACTTTGGTTTCACTACCGTAGCTAAAGAAGAGAAAGTCGCTAAAGTGGCTCAAGTATTCCACTCGGTAGCAGCAAAGTACGACATTATGAACGACTTAATGTCTGGTGGTGTGCATCGTTTGTGGAAGCGCTTCACGATTGATTGCAGTGGCGCTCGTCCGGGTCAACGTGTACTTGACCTTGGTGGTGGTACTGGTGACTTAACCGCTAAATTCTCACGCATTGTTGGTGACAAAGGTCATGTCGTGTTGGCTGACATTAACAACTCAATGCTTAATGTGGGTCGTGATAAGCTGCGTGATATTGGCGTAGTGGGTAATGTGCATTACGTACAAGCGAACGCAGAAGAATTGCCATTCCCTGATGATTACTTTGATGTGATCACCATTAGCTTCTGCCTGCGTAACGTGACGGACAAAGATAAAGCACTACGCTCAATGTTCCGTGTGCTTAAGCCAGGTGGTCGTCTGTTGGTACTTGAGTTTTCTAAGCCAATTATTGACCCTCTATCTAAAGTGTACGATGCGTACTCATTCCACTTACTGCCTAAAATGGGCGAGCTAGTGGCAAATGATGCAGAAAGCTACCGTTACCTTGCAGAATCGATTCGCATGCACCCTGATCAAGAAACACTGAAAGGCATGATGGATGACGCTGGCTTTGAGCAAACCAGTTACTACAACCTAACTGGCGGTATTGTTGCATTGCACCGCGGTTACAAGTTCTAA